From a single Drosophila sulfurigaster albostrigata strain 15112-1811.04 chromosome 3, ASM2355843v2, whole genome shotgun sequence genomic region:
- the LOC133840291 gene encoding ATP-dependent RNA helicase Ddx1, with product MTAFEEFGVLPELGKATDELDWTLPTDVQAEAIPLILGGGDVLMAAETGSGKTGAFCLPILQIVWETLRDLKEGKTGKGGTCGAAGGATPWTISFFDRNNALAVTPDGLRCQSREFKEWHGCRGTTGVFGRAKFYYEATVTDEGLCRIGWSTQLASLDLGTCRFGFGFGGTGKKSNNRQFDDYGEAFGKADVIGCLLNLQALEVSFTKNGVPLGVAFKIPDSMRNETFYPAVVLKNAEMLFNFGKTDFKYPPGNGFVAACKADADHSKANPLASPTANAAALKPTPNAPQAIIIEPSRELAEQTYNQLEKFKLHLGNPEVRSLLLIGGVRVEEQKAQLQQGIHIVVGTPGRLEELINSGFVQLTHCRFFVLDEADALLKQGYTELIDRLHKQIPKITSDGCRLQMIVCSATLHAFEVKKMAERLMHFPTWVDLKGEDAVPETVHHVVCMVDPHTDYSWKNLRQPVPTDGVHAQDNLHPSNTSPETFSEAVKLLKGEYCIKAIEQHKMDRAIIFCRTKQDCDNLEMHLRRQGGDRYSCVCLHGDRKPQERKQNLEMFKRQQVKFLICTDVAARGLDITGLPFMINITLPDDKSNYVHRIGRVGRAERMGLAISLVSKVPEKVWYHGEWCKTRGRNCHNTNLTDVRGCCIWYNEPNLLAEVEDHLNITIQQVDKSMEVPVNDFDGKVVYGQKNLNMGTGYEDHVEQLGPTVRKLTDLELQSQSLFLKRLKV from the exons ATGACTGCATTCGAGG AGTTTGGCGTGCTGCCCGAACTGGGCAAAGCAACCGACGAATTGGACTGGAC TTTGCCCACGGATGTGCAGGCGGAGGCCATTCCACTAATTCTAGGTGGTGGCGATGTTCTCATGGCGGCCGAAACCGGTTCCGGTAAAACTGGAGCGTTTTGCTTGCCCATTCTGCAGATTGTTTGGGAAACATTGCGTGATCTGAAGGAAGGTAAAACGGGTAAGGGCGGCACATGTGGCGCAGCTGGTGGTGCAACTCCCTGGACTATCTCCTTCTTCGATCGCAATAATGCGCTGGCCGTGACCCCGGATGGCTTGCGCTGCCAATCTCGGGAGTTCAAGGAATGGCACGGATGTCGCGGCACCACTGGCGTCTTTGGCAGGGCTAAGTTCTACTACGAGGCCACGGTCACCGATGAGGGACTCTGCCGCATTGGATGGTCCACACAATTAGCCAGCTTGGATCTGGGCACCTGTCGCTTTGGCTTCGGTTTTGGCGGCACTGGCAAGAAATCCAATAATCGACAGTTTGATGACTATGGCGAAGCCTTTGGCAAAGCAGATGTTATTGGCTGCCTGCTCAATCTGCAGGCCTTGGAGGTCAGTTTCACCAAGAACGGCGTGCCATTGGGTGTGGCCTTCAAGATACCCGATAGTATGCGCAACGAAACCTTCTATCCTGCTGTTGTGCTGAAGAATGCCGAAATGTTGTTTAACTTTGGCAAGACTGACTTTAAGTATCCACCTGGCAATGGCTTTGTGGCTGCCTGCAAAGCGGATGCGGACCACAGCAAGGCCAATCCTCTGGCTAGTCCCACAGCCAACGCGGCTGCCTTGAAACCCACACCCAATGCACCTCAGGCCATCATCATTGAGCCGAGTCGCGAGTTAGCTGAACAAACCTACAATCAGCTGGAGAAATTCAAGCTGCATCTGGGTAATCCCGAGGTGCGTTCCCTGCTGCTTATTGGTGGCGTGCGTGTCGAGGAACAAAAGGCTCAGTTGCAGCAGGGCATACACATTGTAGTCGGCACCCCGGGACGTCTTGAGGAGCTGATTAACAGCGGCTTTGTGCAGCTAACGCATTGTCGGTTCTTTGTGCTGGACGAGGCGGATGCACTGCTGAAGCAAGGCTACACGGAACTGATTGATCGACTTCATAAGCAAATACCCAAGATCACCAGCGATGGCTGTCGTCTGCAGATGATCGTCTGCTCGGCCACGTTGCACGCTTTTGAGGTAAAGAAAATGGCCGAACGACTGATGCACTTTCCCACCTGGGTGGATCTCAAGGGCGAAGACGCTGTGCCCGAGACAGTGCATCATGTGGTCTGCATGGTAGATCCCCACACGGACTACAGTTGGAAGAATCTGCGCCAACCTGTCCCTACCGATGGGGTGCATGCTCAGGACAATTTGCATCCTTCGAATACTTCGCCAGAAACTTTTTCGGAGGCTGTAAAGCTGCTGAAGGGCGAGTACTGCATCAAAGCCATCGAACAGCATAAAATGGATCGAGCTATTATCTTTTGTCGCACCAAGCAAGATTGCGACAATCTGGAGATGCATCTGCGGCGTCAGGGTGGAGATCGTTACTCGTGTGTCTGTTTGCATGGTGATCGCAAGCCGCAGGAGCGTAAACAAAATCTGGAGATGTTCAAGCGGCAACAGGTGAAGTTCTTGATCTGCACAGATGTCGCAGCACGCGGTCTGGACATCACAGGATTACCATTCA TGATCAACATTACGCTCCCAGATGATAAGTCCAACTATGTGCATCGCATTGGTCGCGTGGGACGCGCCGAACGTATGGGATTGGCTATCAGTCTGGTGTCCAAGGTGCCGGAGAAAGTGTGGTATCATGGTGAGTGGTGCAAGACTCGTGGACGCAACTGCCACAACACCAATTTAACCGATGTGCGCGGCTGTTGCATCTGGTACAACGAACCCAACTTGCTGGCCGAGGTGGAGGATCATCTTAACATCACCATACAGCAGGTGGACAAGTCCATGGAGGTGCCTGTCAATGATTTCGATGGCAAAGTCGTCTACGGCCAGAAGAATCTCAATATGGGCACTGGCTATGAGGATCATGTGGAACAATTGGGACCGACGGTGCGCAAATTGACTGACTTGGAACTGCAATCACaatctttatttttgaaaCGCTTAAAAGTCTAA